TatcaatacaaatatatatattttacatatctAATCTCATTATTcaactacatttaaactaagGTGCAGGGGATGCCAGCTCTTGGGGTGCATTTTTCCATTGCAGGCAAGCATTAAATGACAACTAAGAAAAAGTGCAGTCAGCTAACGAATCTCATGTGAGGCAGTCGATGTATAGTTAGTTACATGCTTGTTAAATCCCATGACCTGGCCAATCACATGAGGATGCTGTAAGATAACATTAATGTCCAATCAAATTATGTCCAGCAGTGAAAGATCCCGGGACAGAAACTACAACTGACATTGCTGCCATCAGACCATACCAAGACAGCCATCTTAGTTGAAAGTAGTGTTCCTGGATACATTCAACTACCCCGGTCACCTAAGTAGGTTAGAGCAGTGTCCTTTCACAGTGTCCTCGACCATGTCTCCATCTGCCAGTATGTTAAGCTCCTCCAGGTCTAGCGGATCGATCTGAAGGGGGTTATGCAGGGTGAAGTTGTCTGCATCAAATCCCAGCATGGGCAGAACACCAGATAAATCCTCATAGGCTGCTTTGTCTGTTAAGTGGGAAACAAAGACAAAGTGGAAAAAGAGCGAAAGAGTGAGGCTGGGATTCAATCCGATTGCGGGTTATAGGCATTGTGACTTAAAGTCAACGCTCCCGTTCACAGATATCCCATTCccagtaaacgctgcatatgaCAGCTCAATCAGAAATAGCTTTTAACAGCCGCCATCGGATTGAATCCTTGccctttttaaaaatatatatagacaAGATAAGCTTTAAAAAGGTTACAATTGCGGTGCAACATATGTTTTTTTCAATTACCAGGTCTTAACATTTCAGGGATGATTTACTTAGGGTGTATTTTCATCCAGACAGTAAGTCCATTAGTTGGTATTGAATAACCAACAAATGGACATGCAATTGTCTGGATGAAACGACAGCGACCTGTGTAAGTCAAAAATAAGGTAATACTTCCCCAAAAACAATATCTCTAACTGCTGCAAGCAATTAAAGTgcaagaggggggagagagtgggccCTACCTGTCATAAAGTCTGCACTGGTTTGGTTCTGGCAGTGGAGGGACATCTGAGGACCCTGGTTCCCACAGTAAACCCCTCCATCTTTCCCCTCCACAGCCTGAGGCCCAGAATCTCCCCAGAGAGGCTCCTTACTGAGCTGTCCCAGCTGGGCAGAGGTGTGGACAACCAGACAAGATTAGAGAATTAGATTGAAACTATGCACAGTGAGTGAATCAACAGGTCAAATGGAGTTGTCCTTTTTAATACTGTTAGATTATTTACAGTTTTAGGTCTTAGACTACCTGCTGGGAGAGTGCCTGAGTCTGGCGTGGTGTGAGATGTAGGCCCATGTAGGACTCCTGCTGTAAATGGTTCAGTATGAAAGTGTCCTGAGAGAGCAGAAAATAAGTACCATTAATAGGGCTGCACAATTGATCGAATTCCCATCGAAATATGGACATGTGCAACATCCATATCGCATTACAATATTTTGAAACGCATCTCAGTCGCGTGTAATGTCCTTTTAATAGTTTACTCGGTTTTTCTTTCTCCTTACGGCTGCTTCACACACACAAGAAAACCACCCCGTCACTCAAGCAGCACAGTTCCTCTTCTCTCTTAGATTccttatacagatgtaggatcttcatttgagaccgtttgctacagcaggaaaataatccagttcacccaagtgttgaTCTATATCGCATGTCAAATCGCAGTATTTgactgatttattttttaatcgtTATTCGATTTTTTTGCAGCCCTACATTaccatatctttctgacagaccAAACATAAAATGGCCTCTTATTGATCCTAAACATAGCCTAAACTGTACACACTGACACTATCCAATCTAAACTCAAACTAGTGAAAATAGACATACACAATATGCAAATATTCTCACATTGTAGAGGCCTGGATGGTTGTCCATTAAGGAGTTAATCTGTGAGAAGATTTTGGTCGACTCAATCTGGTCCTTCTGACTTTGCACCTTCTGATGTGCCCAGCTCCTTCCCTGGGCTTGGGTCTGATGCTTACGAGTCATCGTTGGTACTTTATGTGGGTTTGTCATGTTCTGCCCATTCAAGTCAAGGCTCTGAGCTGGCGGGTATGCACACTGGAGATTCCACTGATGTTGCTCATGCTGTTGTTGCTGGTAGCCATttgtctgctgctgctgttggtagAGTTGAACCTGCTGGAGCTGATGTTGCTGCAGTAGCAGCTCATCTTGTCGACATGCTCGGTTTTGCTGAGGTTGTCTTTGGTACGCTTGTTGTTGATCATGTTGCTGATGTGAGTACTGCTGGTGTGGGTGTTGCTGGTATTGTTGCCTTTGCTTCTCTAGCTGGTGCTGTGGAAGGTTTTGGTACACTTGTTTCTGTTGTTTTTGCTGTTGTCTTTGATGCTGTTCCTCTTGTGATTGATGTAGGTGTTGTTGCTGTGGGTTCTCACAATGGTTTGACCCTCTTTGATATTGCTGTTTTGTGTCCAGGTCCTGACTTTCTGTCTGGACATGCTGGATCTGGCATTGATTTAGTTGatttgggtgctggtactgttgTCGATGGTGATATTGCAGTTGTTGGaggttgtgtgtttgtgggagctgTAGCTGTGGGTGTTGTtggtcttgttgttgttgatgcctGGATTTCTCTTGGTGTGGTGGTGTTTTTTTCGGTTCCTGGCTGGGTTGCTGCTGCCCCTCTGTCAGAGAATGCTGCTGAGCTGCTGGAGTACCTTCGTGTTGAGGTTGGCAGTGAGGATACCCTGGTGGCCTTGACTCCTGTGGTAATTGGTTGGTGTTCAGGAGAACTCCCTTGGAATTGAAATAAGAGCAATACATCAAACAATGTCTTAATATGGAGTTCTATGAAACCATCTTATTAACAAAAACAACATCACTTCAATTCCAGTTTGTTTGATATACCTGAGTTATAGAAGATAACTTTGGAGACCCAACAGGTGAAAACTGTTTAGATTGGAGCCAGCGAGACTCTCCACCAGTGGGAACGACCAGTGGGCTGAGGGGAGTCCGCCTTCTTAACGAAGGCACCTGCGTCTGGATAATTGGACGTGGGGAGCAGGATAGGGAAGAGGAGGAGCAAGAGCGAGATCCGCCAATCCCACTGCTGAAGCTACAGTGGCTAGTTGCGGATTGCAGGGATAGGCCGCTTAGGGAAGAGCTGCTGAGGAAGGACTGGAGGGATTGGTTGCTAGGGGATGACTGCAGAGAAGAGTTGCTGAGTGACAAGTTCAAGGAGGTGGAGTTTAGAGAGCTGGAAAGGGAGTGGCTGCGCAGAGAGGCTTGAATATTGGGGTTGCTGTGGGAGGACTGGAGCAATGGGTTACTGTACGAGCCTTGGAGAGACAACGACAAACCTGAGAACACAAGGAAAGAAATGGACACCATCACCATATGAACTTACCTAAACCGACACCAACATACACTAAGAACTTAGCACACAGACAAACGCACCTGGCATGGGAAATTCATCATCTCTGGCTTCAAGATGAACGGGAGTTCCAGGTAGGTGGCCAGTGCTGCAGGCAGTGGGTTTGTGTGAGTCCCCACCTACTGGCTGTGGGGAAGGGAGGTGCAGGCTGGAGAGATCGGGCAAGGAGCCACTTGCATTGAGAGCGGAAGGGGCATTGAGAGCCCTGAACTGCTGATCTGGCGAGGACAGGATGCTGGAGAAACCGCaagagagaaggataggagaAAGGGAGGTGGTTCAGTCAGGGCACAGGGTTTGCCTTTCTTTTAGACAATATTCATTTGGAAAAGCAGAACATACTTTATACCAGGGACTTTATGCGATTTGACTCCAGTGGGAAGTGCAGGAAGCTAAGATGAGACAAACAATTAGCAAGGATACATCAATGAGAAAAATAGTCGTCCATCCGCTAGAGCACATTGTGCAATACTGAACCCATTCGTATAGGAAATATTAAGCATTGTGGATAGTTACATTGGCAAGAAATAATACCTTTTTGATATTCCTTAATGGTTTTTCCTCTTCAAGGACATTCTCCTCAATTGGAGGCACTGGATATGGAAAACCTGAGGTGACGGAGAGGAAACCATCAGGTGCAAAAATCTAATAGATTAATACATGATATAGGAAAGAAAACTCACTTTCAAGAGGCATTTGCAAGAATTACCTAAGGAATAATACTGAAACACAATACAATGACTAAAACAATACAACTGGCATTGTGGACTTACCATTGTGCCTGTTCTGTGAGATTAAAGGCTGCTGGTCCCCTGCGTGGGTGTTCCTCACACTGGTGTGCAGGGCCGAGTCGGAGTTAGTTCTGGGGAGGAGAGCACACATTTCAGAGGGGAAAGCAAGAGTGTAGAAGAACAGTAGAGAAACACGATGGGTACATTGCTCACCTATTAAGTGCTGTTAAGGGAGGGTGCATCAAGTGGCTTTTGTCCACTGGAGAGCTGATAGACCAGTTCCTTTTTGGGTGACAGAATCAGTCAAAATATGTATTAGGATGGTTATTATTAAGTTTACAAAATGTATCATTTTGGATTGCGCCGACCCTTACCTTCTCAAACTGGGTTCAAGTTGTGGAGTCGGGTGAACTGAGCGGTAGGGAGAGTTGTCAATCTGTGAGGGAGTGTTAAGGCTATACAGAGTGCCCTTGGAAAACCTAGGCATAGGCCGACTGTTGGCAAACAATGGTACACAAAGTTGACGGGGCATTTCttctacagtatgtacatgaTTAATCCCCTCTATCTGCTACTTAAGTGGATCAACAGTtaaagggctcccgagtggcgcagcggtctaaggcactgcatcactacagtccctgtgtcgaatccaggctgaatcacatccggccgtgattgaaagtcccatagggcggcgcacaattggcccagcgtcgcagGGGtaagcagtcattgtaaataagaatttgttcttaactgacctgcctagttaaataaaggtttaattttaaaaagtgaacatttaaaaaaaaggtccaatgcagccatttttacctcaatatcaaatcatttctgggtaacataCCTTACTAAGAttaattgaaaacaaaatggTCAGAAAgtaacaaaaatagcttcttggcAAACAGACATTCCTCAAGCAAGAATTCTAATAGGACTGTCTAGGAATGGTTTGagtggcagagaggtttggaacactctttcttattggttaaTTAAGTAATTTACTgcttggtgatgtcaccaggcagccaaaactccatcccactaaaactgcctgaaatttcagcatGTCTTTTCAAACTCTTACACTAAcgtcattatttatttatttcactgtATAATTTCAATttataaattcagcaaaaaaagaaacgtccctttttcaggaccctgtctttcaaagataattcgtaaaaatccaaataacttcacagatcttcattgtaaagggtttaaacacagtttcccatgcttattcaatgaaccataaacaattaatgaacatgcacctgtgaaacggtcattaagacactaacagcttacagacggtaggcaattaaggtcacaggtatgaaaacttaggacactaaagaggcctttctactgactctgaaaaacaccaaaagaaagatgcccagggtccctgctcatgtGCGTGAACGTACCTTCAGCATGCTggaaggaggcatgaggactgcagatgtggccagggcaataaattgcaatgtccgtactgtgagacgccaaagacagcactacagggagacaggacgaacagctgatcgtcctcgcagtgcagaccacatgtaacaacacctgcacaggatcggtacatccaaacatcacacctgcgggacaggtacaggatggcaacaacaactgcccgagttagaccaggaatgcacaatccctccatcagtgctcaaactgtccgcaataggctgagagaggctggactgagggcttgtaggcctgttgtaaggcaggtcctcaacagacatcaccggcaacaatgccgtctatgggcacaaacccactgtcgttggaccagacaggactggcaaaaagtgctcttcactgacgagtctcggttttgtctcaccaggggcgattgttggattcgtgtttatcgtcgaaggaatgagcattacaccgaggtctgtactctggagcgggatcgatttggaggtggagggtccgtcatggtctggggcagtgtgtcacagcattatcggactgagcttgtcgtcattgcaggcaatctcaacgctgtacgttacagggaagacatcttcctccctcatgtggtacccttcatgCTGGCTcaccctgacatgaccctccagcatgacaatgccaccagccatactgctcgttctgtgtgtgatttattgcaagacaggaatgacagtgttctgccatggccagcgaagagcccggatcacaatcccattgagcacatctgggacctgttggatcggagggtgagggctaggtccATTCCCCCCAGagatgtccgggaacttgcaggtgccttggtggaagagtggggtaacatctcacagcgagaactgtcaaatctggtgcagtccatgaggagatgcactgcagtacttaatgcagctgctggccacaccagatactgaccgtTACTCTTGATTTTGACAcccactttgttcagggacacattattcaatttctgttagtcacatgtctgtggaacttgttcagtttatgtctcagttgttacatcttgttatgttcatacaaatatttacacatgttaaattagctgaaaataaacgcaattgacagtgagaggacatataaactcagcaaaaaatgaaacgtcctctcactgtcaactgtgtttattaaaaatacaaatatttaatacattttagaataaggctgtatttgtatttattatggatccccattagctgctgccaaagcaacagctactcttcctgggatccagcaaaattaaggcagtttataccattttaaaacattacaacacattcacagatttcacaacacactgtgatccttcaggcccctactccaccactaccacatatctacaaccatgtgtatgttatcgtgtgtgtgtgcgccaatgtttgtgttgcttcacagtccccgctgttgcataaggtgtttttttttttaaatctaattttactgcttgcgtcagttacttgatgtggaatagagtcccatgttgtcatggctctatgtagtattgtgtgcctcccatagtctgttctggactgtgaggactgtgaagagacctcttgtggcatgtggggtatgcatgggtgtccgagctgtgtaccagtagtttagacagacagctcggtgcattcaacatgcacctctcataaataaaagtagtgatgaagtcaatctctcctccactttcagccaggagagattgacatgcatattattaatatttgcTCTCTGTGTCCATCCAGCC
This genomic window from Oncorhynchus clarkii lewisi isolate Uvic-CL-2024 chromosome 32, UVic_Ocla_1.0, whole genome shotgun sequence contains:
- the LOC139392295 gene encoding CREB-regulated transcription coactivator 2, translating into MFLAGTGNGCCGAGQRSGSSNGSCNPRKFSEKIALLTQRQAEDTAAFQEVMMDITSTRIQVQRARQARSLGTYYGGSLPNVNQIGRSISDVQGQLPCSPDNGCPTKLHPMAEWAQGERRLSFPVRPNRKHIDNSPYRSVHPTPQLEPSLRRNWSISSPVDKSHLMHPPLTALNRTNSDSALHTSVRNTHAGDQQPLISQNRHNGFPYPVPPIEENVLEEEKPLRNIKKLPALPTGVKSHKVPGINILSSPDQQFRALNAPSALNASGSLPDLSSLHLPSPQPVGGDSHKPTACSTGHLPGTPVHLEARDDEFPMPGLSLSLQGSYSNPLLQSSHSNPNIQASLRSHSLSSSLNSTSLNLSLSNSSLQSSPSNQSLQSFLSSSSLSGLSLQSATSHCSFSSGIGGSRSCSSSSLSCSPRPIIQTQVPSLRRRTPLSPLVVPTGGESRWLQSKQFSPVGSPKLSSITQGVLLNTNQLPQESRPPGYPHCQPQHEGTPAAQQHSLTEGQQQPSQEPKKTPPHQEKSRHQQQQDQQHPQLQLPQTHNLQQLQYHHRQQYQHPNQLNQCQIQHVQTESQDLDTKQQYQRGSNHCENPQQQHLHQSQEEQHQRQQQKQQKQVYQNLPQHQLEKQRQQYQQHPHQQYSHQQHDQQQAYQRQPQQNRACRQDELLLQQHQLQQVQLYQQQQQTNGYQQQQHEQHQWNLQCAYPPAQSLDLNGQNMTNPHKVPTMTRKHQTQAQGRSWAHQKVQSQKDQIESTKIFSQINSLMDNHPGLYNDTFILNHLQQESYMGLHLTPRQTQALSQQLGQLSKEPLWGDSGPQAVEGKDGGVYCGNQGPQMSLHCQNQTSADFMTDKAAYEDLSGVLPMLGFDADNFTLHNPLQIDPLDLEELNILADGDMVEDTVKGHCSNLLR